One region of Magnetospirillum sp. WYHS-4 genomic DNA includes:
- a CDS encoding ATP-binding cassette domain-containing protein, translating into MASPPLLALRDVRLTFGGSPLFEGVTTWVGRGDKTCLVGRNGSGKSTLLKVLAGEVQPDSGERFVQPGTRIATLPQDPALLGPSVAAYVAAGLPEAERDQHYRIDAVLEALKLDGAREPALLSGGEGRRAALARALVSEPDVLLLDEPTNHLDLPTILWLEQTLDAFPGALVTISHDRRFLETVSRQTLWLERGLVRRSEQGFAAFPAWQEETYLAEEAELARMNTKLRQEMHWLARGVTARRKRNMGRLRALQGLRKERALTLRARTESGRIAKLAADAGESSGRLVIEADAIGKRFGDKVVVDRFSTRVMRGDRIGLIGPNGAGKTTLLRLLTGDIAPDSGTLRLGTNLEPAYFDQRRDRLDPERNVWDTLTDGRGDSIWVRGKPQHVVGYMKDFLFSEAQARTPVKALSGGERNRLLLAKLLAKPSNLLILDEPTNDLDMDTLDLLEEVLAEYEGTLLVVSHDRDFLDRLVTSVIAVEGNGDLGEYAGGYSDYLKLRPGQEPAPVRREAPRPAAPARPKAASRLGYKDARELDLLPARLDALATEIARLETRLADPGLFARDRAAFEAAATRLDAARAELTAAEERWLELETLREELAK; encoded by the coding sequence ATGGCTTCGCCTCCGCTGCTCGCCCTGCGCGACGTCCGCCTCACCTTCGGCGGCTCTCCCCTGTTCGAGGGCGTCACGACCTGGGTAGGTCGCGGCGACAAGACCTGTCTGGTCGGCCGCAACGGTTCCGGCAAGTCGACCTTGCTCAAGGTCTTGGCCGGCGAAGTCCAACCCGATTCCGGGGAACGCTTCGTCCAGCCCGGCACCCGCATCGCCACCCTGCCGCAGGACCCGGCCCTGCTCGGGCCCAGTGTCGCCGCCTACGTCGCCGCCGGCCTGCCCGAGGCCGAACGCGACCAGCATTACCGGATCGATGCGGTCCTGGAAGCCCTCAAGCTGGACGGCGCCCGCGAGCCCGCGCTGTTGTCGGGCGGCGAGGGCCGGCGGGCGGCACTGGCCCGGGCCCTGGTGAGCGAACCCGACGTCCTGTTGCTGGACGAACCCACCAACCACCTGGACCTGCCGACCATCCTGTGGCTGGAACAGACCTTGGACGCCTTTCCCGGCGCCCTGGTGACCATCAGCCATGACCGCCGCTTCCTGGAAACGGTATCGCGTCAGACCCTGTGGCTGGAGCGCGGCTTGGTGCGCCGTTCCGAACAGGGCTTCGCCGCCTTTCCCGCCTGGCAGGAGGAAACCTACCTCGCCGAGGAAGCGGAGTTGGCGCGCATGAACACCAAACTGCGCCAGGAGATGCACTGGCTGGCCCGCGGCGTCACCGCGAGGCGCAAGCGCAACATGGGCCGGCTGCGCGCCTTGCAGGGACTGCGCAAGGAGCGCGCCCTGACGCTCCGGGCCCGGACCGAGTCCGGCCGCATCGCCAAGCTGGCGGCCGATGCCGGCGAGTCGTCCGGACGCCTGGTGATCGAAGCCGATGCCATCGGCAAGCGTTTCGGCGACAAGGTGGTGGTCGACCGGTTTTCGACCCGGGTGATGCGCGGCGACCGCATCGGCCTGATCGGGCCCAACGGGGCCGGCAAGACCACGCTGCTGCGCCTGCTGACCGGAGACATCGCCCCCGATTCCGGCACCCTGCGCCTGGGCACCAACCTGGAGCCCGCCTATTTCGACCAGCGCCGCGACCGCCTCGACCCCGAGCGCAACGTCTGGGACACCCTGACCGACGGACGCGGCGATAGCATCTGGGTGCGCGGCAAACCCCAGCACGTGGTCGGCTACATGAAGGACTTCCTGTTTTCCGAGGCCCAGGCGCGCACCCCGGTCAAGGCCCTGTCGGGCGGCGAGCGCAACCGCTTGCTGCTGGCCAAGCTCCTGGCCAAGCCGTCCAACCTGCTGATCCTGGACGAGCCGACCAACGACCTGGACATGGACACCCTCGACCTCCTGGAAGAGGTCCTGGCCGAGTACGAGGGCACCCTGCTGGTGGTCAGCCACGACCGCGACTTCCTCGACCGCCTGGTCACCAGCGTCATCGCCGTCGAAGGGAATGGCGACCTGGGCGAATATGCCGGCGGCTATTCCGACTACCTGAAGCTACGGCCCGGCCAAGAACCCGCACCGGTCCGGCGCGAAGCCCCCCGCCCGGCGGCACCGGCGCGGCCCAAGGCGGCGAGCAGGCTCGGCTACAAGGATGCCCGCGAGCTTGACCTGTTGCCCGCCCGTCTCGACGCCCTGGCTACCGAGATCGCCCGGCTGGAAACCCGTCTCGCCGATCCCGGACTGTTTGCCCGCGACCGCGCCGCCTTCGAGGCCGCCGCCACCCGCCTGGATGCCGCCCGCGCCGAGTTGACGGCGGCGGAGGAACGCTGGCTGGAGCTGGAAACCCTCCGTGAGGAGCTGGCAAAGTGA